From a region of the Lentilactobacillus curieae genome:
- a CDS encoding DUF3862 domain-containing protein, with product MLKIVKIGLGILTLISLTACSDQDRSTMRPAENNSNHITKSAEKNRTGHSLPTKHNYLKIVVGSPQNDYSGTEVSEVREKFGEPNEISKIDIAGTKRNVTQYSWSTLSPNTHASAITVQFLRNRTVGKAFVASVSDSATTVSANKVARIKSGAKYQSVLKQLGTPNGESVLGIGTPSHELTYLTDEKGHAVNLTFIDNKLVNKNTTKIK from the coding sequence ATGCTAAAAATAGTAAAAATTGGATTGGGGATCTTAACACTAATTAGTTTAACGGCGTGCTCTGATCAAGACCGCTCAACAATGCGTCCTGCTGAAAATAACTCGAACCACATCACTAAGTCAGCGGAAAAAAATCGGACTGGTCATTCACTGCCAACAAAACACAATTACCTGAAGATAGTGGTTGGGAGTCCGCAAAATGACTATTCCGGGACTGAGGTAAGTGAGGTTCGGGAAAAGTTTGGAGAACCAAACGAAATTTCTAAAATCGACATTGCTGGAACAAAGCGAAATGTTACTCAGTATAGTTGGAGTACTTTATCCCCCAACACCCACGCTTCTGCCATTACAGTCCAATTTTTGAGGAACCGGACAGTGGGTAAAGCTTTCGTAGCATCTGTTTCAGATAGTGCCACCACAGTTTCTGCCAATAAAGTGGCTAGAATCAAATCTGGAGCTAAGTATCAATCGGTATTAAAACAATTAGGAACACCAAATGGTGAGTCAGTGTTAGGAATAGGTACCCCTAGTCACGAACTCACATACTTAACTGACGAGAAAGGTCACGCAGTTAATTTGACGTTTATTGATAATAAGTTGGTTAACAAAAATACAACCAAAATAAAATAG
- a CDS encoding YjjG family noncanonical pyrimidine nucleotidase yields the protein MFKNIIFDLDDTILDFTRGEIEGVTKILKKNGINDIDHGLATYMQVNDHVWEMIEKGAPRQELLNTRFSKALSLLGKEVDGAATERTYRQMLDHNFYTISGSEQLLTALKNKGARLLVGSNGVKETQLSRLQGSGLTKYFDDLFISEDVGYSKPDKHFFDAILQSDPSITPENTVMVGDRLQSDILGASRANIRSVWYNPDAKENEMGYSPTYTVANYSEMAKVIMAGA from the coding sequence ATGTTTAAGAACATAATCTTTGACTTAGATGACACCATACTCGACTTCACTCGTGGTGAAATCGAAGGAGTTACTAAAATTTTAAAAAAGAACGGAATTAATGATATCGACCATGGCCTTGCAACTTACATGCAGGTCAACGATCATGTATGGGAAATGATTGAAAAGGGAGCCCCCAGACAAGAATTGCTCAATACCCGTTTTTCAAAGGCTTTATCATTGCTAGGAAAAGAAGTTGATGGCGCTGCCACTGAGCGTACATATCGCCAGATGCTAGATCATAACTTTTACACGATTTCTGGCTCTGAACAACTATTAACGGCCCTTAAAAATAAAGGTGCCCGGTTACTTGTCGGTAGTAACGGTGTTAAGGAAACCCAATTGAGTCGTTTACAAGGTTCGGGCCTGACTAAATACTTTGACGATTTGTTCATTTCAGAAGATGTGGGTTACTCAAAACCCGATAAACACTTCTTTGACGCAATTCTTCAATCCGACCCATCAATTACCCCGGAAAATACCGTAATGGTTGGAGACAGGCTCCAATCAGATATTTTGGGTGCTTCCCGAGCCAACATCAGAAGTGTTTGGTATAATCCGGACGCTAAGGAAAATGAAATGGGCTATAGCCCGACATATACAGTTGCTAATTATAGTGAAATGGCAAAGGTAATTATGGCAGGTGCATAA